TACATAAGATGTTTCACACTGTTGTCAGATATCACATGCTGTCTCCAACAAGTATTTTAGAAAGCCCCTGAATGAAGCAACATCATTGCTTGCCTGTTTGTCTTCAGAGCACTTACATGCCAGTGTagtgaaaataaatgacaaaaataccGTTATAGGATTTTCTAGGACAGAACCCTTTAAAAGCAaataacaatttttcttttaggTTCTGCTGTGAATATATATTGAGGACAAAAGGAATTATCAGCAGGTGCAAAGCTACAGATagcagatggaaaaaagaaaatcacaactCAGAGAAAATCTAGAAAGCAGAGTTGTGAGTTTCAGTAATTTATACAATTGGCAAGacacctttttttatttaaaactattaatttttaaaacaaaagtgctTGTCCATGATGTACTATAAAGTTTATTTTACTACAAAGACTTAAATATGTTTCTGAGCGTGTAGCCATCATCTTAAGCAGAAGTAGACCACCTGTGTGAGAATTATGTGTGTAAGAACTGCAGGACTGACCCTCAAACAATACAGTAAGGGACTGAACAACTCCCTCTAAAAACAAAGTAATGATGTCCACAGACATCAGTGGGTTTTAAATAAAGTTGATTGAATACACTTAGAAAATAGAAGGCCACGCTGCTACAAATCTCCAGGCTGGCTGTGATGAAACAATCCAGCTCTGAAGGACATGACGGTTTCAGTCATTTGCAACTCTAATCCTACAGTTATGAACCTTACGTATGCAACAATGTTTGTCAAGTAAATCATTCTACACAACATTTACTACAGGTATGAACTTTTTAACAGCTCACCAAAGATGCTATTTGGGTCCCATTAGTTTCCTTGAGGAAAAAAGTGACATTACACCTACCACTTTCATGAGGGCATTGAGGTATCCTGTTTGCCTGGAGGATCCACAAATAGTCAGTACCCCATTGAAGACAAACTTTGTGGTCCTTATATGGGCGTTCAAAAGGTGGAACTGCTTCtaaaaaagtgtaattcttggCAACTGCATCCTGGTAGTCTTCATTCTGCTCAACATCATAGCTGCTAACTGATTTGTGGCTAATCCATGCATATAATATCACACTGTGCACTATTATTGAGTTTCTGATGATATAATCATCTCTGTAAACCATGATGCTCGGAAATTTCAAATGTACTTGTCGAGTTCTGCTAACATAAAGGTTCTTCTCATCCTTCCATCTCCTTCTATACACTGGTACACCAGTCCTGAACTCGGAGGAAGCTACTGCTTCCAAGTTGATGATACAAGGCTTAGAACATAAATATTGAACTGAAACCTCAGAACTGTTAAGaactttcttttctaaaatgtttaaatgaataaAGTCCACATAATCCATGTTTTGTTCAAACTGCGGAGTAACTGCCGTTGTCCGTAATGTCTCCTTTCCAAAGGATGGTAcaaagttctggaaaaaaaaacaaaacccaaacaatgTTAACCAGAGAATCTAAGTTTACGTGACTACTAATATACTTGCAGCAGTAACAGAACGCTGCACAAGCAGAAGGTTTATATACCATACTCCAAAATACCAGGATTCTTTCACACAGCAAGTAGATGTAGATGTGGATTACTGAAGAGCTACCATCAACGTTATAATGGTAATAACTCCTCTATATCAAGTTCTCAAAGTTACACATGGTTCTACAAACAAACTGTATTTGCAGGGTGTACCCTTCAGCCCTTCCGCAAGTGGAATCCGGTCTAAGATACTGACTTACACGTCATGCTGTTTAAACATGCTTCAAGGATCTGGCCTAAAGAGTATATACTAAAATGTACTGGCATTTATTCATCGTATTGTTGTTCACTAGTACTGCTGCAGCCTGATGtttctgtatctttttaaaaagttagctGATTTTGCTACCCTCATGCAGGTACCTGAAGGGCAGAATAACAACTAAGGCAGCTCACAGTGGTTTGCTGAAAATGAATTAATGTTCATGAGGTGTTTAGGAAATTATTATTGAAATGTTCCTATCCTGAAGACAGACTTACAAATCTGAGCAGAAGAACCAGCAGGCAGCATTCGCTCAACTTTTGCTCTCTGCAGCTATGTACATTATAACATACTTCGAGAGTGAGTGCTTGGACATACACCAGGATTATCCTCCATGCTGAAGTTCTTGTCTCTAAGGTTTCAACcagcttcttttccttctgctctgcagtCAGCGTCCGGCTTGATGCACTGCCAAGAATACTGAGGATTACTCAGCTCAGAGGGCCAGCCACCAGCACAGCACTTCTGCCAGATCCCCTGATCCGTCTAAAATATTCAGAACTGGCACTTAGGATTACCAGGGAAGCTGGTTGTTAAGATTGCTTAAAACGAGAAGATCTGTCTTGGGTGACTTTTAACTTTGCTAAGCTTAAACAAATCGAACTGAAATTTATCTTGGATATCTACCTTGGATTGATGGCTTTTTCACTGGGAGTCTCAAAAGATTTAAAAGCTTCAGCCAATTCGTTAGTACATTCATATCGTCAGTACTATCAGAATTATGTGCTGTGCACCTGGAGGACAAGACCTTGCCCATAATTAATATGGTGATCATTAAAAATCCCTAACGATGAActactttgttttttatttcttaagaaTATATTGACACTCCTTGAGAGCTATACTGAAAAAACATCAAGCCAGCAAAACCTGTGAAGGTATAAATATTAGGAAAAGTCAGAACTAAGTTTACCTATACTAGTTCCTTGTTACTATAGATGAGGACTTTGGATTTAACTATGTGATCAAATGCTATTTTTCCCCTGGATCCCTGCATTCTTAAAGGCACAAAAGAGCTCTAGAGTCGCAAATAGAACACAACTATGCATCGAGGAGATTATTTACCGCTAGACCTTGAATTTATTTAAGGCAGAAGCCGGAAGACATAACATTTGGATGAGAGAGCTGGGTATCATTGCTAGCAGCTGGGTAACTCTAGATAACTAGATTTATTTAGTGGTCTTTCTGAACGTGTCACTTAAACCACTTTCCACAAGAACAACTGAGTGCTCTTTATCTTCTTGTGTCCAACAAGAGACATGGAAGCCAGATGTGCAGAACACTCAAACATGTGTGTAAGCACCAAGATATATGCTATAAAAACGCAAACCACTCCACAGTGTCAGTATCCAAGCTTTCTACAATAAGTAGTCTCTTCAGAGTGACAGCCCTCCTCTCTGCCTCATTTCCCATTCTATAGAATGGATATTGTAAAAATGATGTGTACCGAATAGGAATAGGAGGCTAGTGTCCATTGGAAAGGTTACCACCATATCATGTAGTAACACACATTCACAAATACGGATATAAAAGTTGATGAGAGAACCTTAATTTTAATACTAATTTAAATAGCCTTTAGAGCTTGACTTGACAAAGATACTATTCTTTTATGTTTTCTACATTATTATTCTTTGGTTATGGATACCTCTAAAAGCATTAAAAGCACATAGCAGCACCACAAATTATTCTAAACGTCTTCTACTTGATGGTTATCATTcatatttcttacatatttttttatctcACAACAAAGAGCACTTGAAAACAGTTTAATCTTTGTGATACGGGGACTATATCATGAGGAAGATGATAATATATTACAGAAGTAATGCCATGTGGTTGTCACAAAATGTAGAAGTCTACCACGTAGACACTACAAACCATTGTGGTATCACTGTGTGCTTACCACATACACACATTTACTGTCAAAATGCACACAGCCAGCTCTCAGTTTTTTCAGGGCTTTATTCAATAGAGAGATATGGAAGCTGGCTTCCAGCAAAACAGTTTGGGTCTGGCACAGTTCATTAACAAAGATGCAGCAGTGTATGAACGTGGCTGAAATTTTGTGGTGGGGATCCCAAGGTAGTAAGCTCTGCAACCCAAATCCAGTTCCACGTAGAACAAACTCCTTGACGTTCCTAGAGCACGTAAGCATGATGTACCAACTACTGATGCATAAAGTTAGCTTCAGCCATGCTGGTGTTACTGTGTTTCCCTTAGTGTCTGTTCTGCTAACTGGGTCCCACAGAGCTACCCAGGAAACTCTTCTTTCTATCCTTTGGTGCATGGGTATTAGTTGAGACACATGCTGCAAAAATGCATGAAGCACGTTTGGGTCTGCTGTTACACCACACCTAACAAACCCTTCAGGAGGCTCATCCAGTAAGGAGCACAGTGCAAAGACTCCTGAGCAACCTCGCACCAATGCTCACAGCTGTGGCAGAGACTGCAGACCATAAACTCTTCCAGACCATGGCCAAGTCTCTGTTACCACTTGGTTGCCTGTACACAGTGCTCCCCAGCACACTGCATAGCATGTGTATTACCTAAATGTCCCTACTCAGTGAGGAACCCTAGTTCTTCCCTCTCCAATATTTCCGACAAGGCAGCGTTAATGGTGCATCACCTCTGACTACAGAGAGTGAGGATGAAAGGATTACACAATGAGTGTGATTATgagatttaaatataaaagtttCCCAGCAAAGAGGCCAGCTATGATGGATTCAAAATGTTACCATAAACTAGGCAGAGTTCAACAAGAAAGACACAGAGGCTTTGTTGTGTGGAGCAACTTAGCCACAAAAGctgtaaaagtttttttcttaatcttttcctTAAAACTTGATGAATCTGAATGAATTTGTCCAAGTCATCCCACCAGATGTTGGGATAAAAACCACTGTGGGAGGTAAACACAACAATTGGTAGGAAAGTAAAAAATTTCCATAGTGTAATAttacagaaatgaagagaaaCCATTCTTCCACTTGCTGGAATAAGATCTCAGCATTACCCTCCCCGAGTTCACCTCTGCAGAAATTCCACATAACCCTATGAAACTGCACCTGTTTGCATGAAGTCTGAAGATAACCGTAGTCCTTTACCTGTGAACTCCTGCCACATCATGATAGATTTTAAGATCCATGAAAAGGAGACACAACAAAAAGGGTGCTGACCTGCTCCCAGTCAGCATCAATACGGTACAGGCAAAGACTGTAACCACATTTTGTGTTTAGCAgcataaaagaggaaaaagtagtttAGTAGATGCCCCTAAAATGCAGTTGTTTCCGTAAACCAGTGCAGCACCATACTCACACGTGCACCTGTAAGTAGATGTCAGAGGCTCCCCCTTCTTTCAAATCCAGAAATTCAACGTCACCTGGGACGGAAGCTTTTTAACACTTTGATTTAACGACCTGACGTTCCCTAACTCGCTAAAGCAGCGTAACCCTGGGGGATGCTGCCGAGGGTGCGGGGCCAGACCGGACAACCGCCGGGCTGCTCCGAGAGGCGACCCGGGGCCCCCCGCGCACCCCGCGGACACCCGTTCCTGGCCCCGGCCGGGGCCGCGCCTCCCGCCTCCGCCCTCCGCTCACAACCCGCAGCCCCGCACCGGCCCGGCCGAGCGCGGAGCCCCGCCGTGACGCCGCGGGGTGCCGGGCAGCCCCCACCCGCGGGGCTCGGCGCTCACCCgggcgccgccgcccggcccggcccctcgccGCGGCCACCATCTTCCGCCGCcacggcggcgggcagggccgggccagGGTCCGGGGGCAGGTGCGGGGTCGGCTGCCACTCaccgtgaggaggaggaggagaagcagagggaggcggcggcggggcgcggcggggggctcAGCCGGGGGCCGCATGATGCTGCGGAGGCGGCGCTGCCCAGCGCGGCCGGGATTGAGCGGCCGGCCCCGCCGACCAGGATGCGGCAGATCCGGCTTCCTGGAGGAGGggccgccgcccgggccgggcagggccgcgcCTGGCCCCGCGTCGCCGCCGCAGGTGCGGAGGGGTGCGGagggcgcggaggggccgggccgggcgacACCCGGCGGCCGAGACTCCTGGGGAGTGCCGGGCCCCCGCGGCCGTGCTGTGAGGCACCTCagagccccccgcgccccccagtACAACAGGCACCGGGCGGCGTCCCGGGAGCGGCGCGCCCCGGGCAGGACCCCGGCGCAGGGCCGCGCCCTCCCTCCCGGGGGCAGCGCAGCTCGGGGGCTCCGCGGCGGCTCCCCGCGCCCCCGCGCCTCGACTCTGCGCGgccagcgcggccccggcccggggcagcccccccgGTCCCGCTGGCGGCCGCGGGGTGGCTTTAGGGTGGCGAGGCAGGGCAAGGGCTCCTCGCAGCTGCCGTCTGCGGCCCCGCAGGCGCCGCCGCTCGCCCGGTCAGGCGCGGCAGGAGGAAACGCGGCGGGTGTGTAACGGCACCGCGCTGtgccccggccgcccgcccgcgcgggggcgctgcccgccgccacgCCGCtcctgccgggccgggccggaggggGCGGAGTCCGCCGGTGTCCCGGAAGCGGGGCCCGCACAGCTTCCGGGCTGTGGCCGCCGGCGGCGATGGCCAGGCTGTTCCGCACGCTCGGTATCTTCGGCGGGTTCGTGGCCGTGGTGGGGGCGGCCCTTTACCCCATCTACTTCCGGCCGCTCCTGCAGCCGGAGCAGTACAGTGAgtcccgggcggggcggggggagcggcccgGGCCCGGCAGTGCCGCTGGGAGCGGGTTTgtggcgcggcggggcggggacggGAGCCCGGGTGTGCTGGGGGCTGCCTCTGGGTGAGTAACTCCCGAGAGATTTTCTGCTCGTctaaagatactttaaaaaaaaaatagttaaactCGTCGTACGCTTGTTTCAAGTTATTGGCCAGCATGTGATGAAGAACACCCTTCAGGTGTTCTCTGAGGCGGTGACGAGGGTTGAGATGCAGTTAAGGAAGCAGTTAAAGGtccgggggctggagcacctcccttaggaggacaggctgagagagctggggttgttcagcctggagaaggccccggggagaccttattgcagtctTCCAGTACCgtaagggggcttataagaaagatggggaggggctttTTAGTAGGACTTGTTGTGATCggataaggggtaatggttttaaactaaaagtaaatagattcagactagatacaaggaagaaattttttatgatgagggtggtgaaacactggaacaggttgcccagagaggtggtggatgcgccatccctggaaacagtcaagatcaggttggacggggctctgagcaacctgatctagttgaagatgtccctgctcattgcaggggggctggactagatgacctttacatgtcccttccaacccaaactattctatgattctttaagCTGTTTATGTTTTCCAGCTGCAGTTGAAAAGTTTAACTTAAAACAtggtaacagattttttttaccaATTGCGATGATTG
The sequence above is drawn from the Strix aluco isolate bStrAlu1 chromosome 4, bStrAlu1.hap1, whole genome shotgun sequence genome and encodes:
- the SMIM20 gene encoding small integral membrane protein 20 isoform X1, whose translation is MARLFRTLGIFGGFVAVVGAALYPIYFRPLLQPEQYKKEQSINRAGVVQEDIQPAGLKVWSDPFGRK
- the SMIM20 gene encoding small integral membrane protein 20 isoform X2, coding for MARLFRTLGIFGGFVAVVGAALYPIYFRPLLQPEQYKKEQSINRAGVVQEDIQPAAGI